A genomic stretch from Pirellulales bacterium includes:
- a CDS encoding substrate-binding domain-containing protein: MTPAHPTIIYRVADPPDVLHHPDHRRDGKRRGASTGPVMVAVATLLLLGLLVAGLVERPSRRVATETGALSAELSPMIYCAASNRGVMEAVRADYEKEFGIPVQVQYGASQTLLASLEVSKSGDLYLPADDSFLTAARERNLIVDDFALADMKAVVAVPKGNPKQIAKLDDLLRDEIRVAQGSPEATAIGKLTKAALSAIGRWETLAQHTTVINTTVNEVANDVKIGAVDAGIVYGPVLHDYETLEGISIPELASIQSRVAVALLKSSTRPRAAVHFARYLSARDKGLVRYREFGFEPVEGDPWSEQPELTLYAGSMLRPAIEETITEFERREGVKVTRVYNGCGILVAQMKAGEVPDAYFACDTEFMNQVNDIFPSPESVSQNELVILVKKGNPHGIESLADLSKPGLRVGIGHEKQCAMGWITQRTFEESGLRTEVMKNVVVQTPTGDMLVNQMRSGSLDAAVAYLSNAVGAAEFLDAVRIQGIPCSVATQPYGVAKGSDHRQLGQRLLHAIRTESSKEKFTSEGFRWLDGQKSAEERR, encoded by the coding sequence ATGACACCCGCTCACCCGACAATTATCTATCGAGTTGCTGACCCTCCGGATGTTCTGCATCACCCGGACCATCGCCGCGACGGCAAGCGACGCGGTGCATCCACCGGGCCCGTGATGGTCGCCGTCGCCACGCTGCTGCTCCTCGGGCTGCTCGTAGCGGGCCTTGTCGAACGGCCATCCAGACGCGTCGCCACAGAGACCGGAGCGTTATCCGCCGAACTCTCGCCGATGATCTATTGCGCGGCCAGCAACCGAGGGGTCATGGAGGCGGTCCGGGCGGATTACGAGAAGGAATTCGGTATCCCGGTGCAGGTGCAGTACGGAGCTTCGCAGACGCTGCTGGCTTCGCTGGAAGTGTCGAAGAGCGGCGACCTGTATCTGCCCGCCGACGATAGTTTTCTCACGGCGGCGCGAGAGCGCAATTTGATCGTTGACGATTTTGCCCTGGCCGACATGAAAGCCGTTGTGGCAGTTCCGAAAGGCAATCCGAAGCAGATTGCCAAGCTGGACGACTTGCTGCGCGACGAGATTCGCGTGGCGCAGGGCAGTCCTGAAGCGACCGCCATCGGCAAACTGACCAAAGCCGCGCTCTCAGCGATCGGCCGGTGGGAGACGCTCGCGCAGCATACCACCGTGATTAACACGACCGTCAACGAAGTGGCCAACGACGTGAAAATCGGGGCCGTCGATGCGGGCATCGTCTACGGACCCGTGCTGCACGACTATGAAACGTTGGAGGGGATTTCGATTCCCGAACTGGCGTCGATTCAGTCGCGGGTGGCGGTGGCCCTGCTGAAATCGAGTACCCGTCCGCGGGCGGCCGTCCACTTTGCCCGGTATCTTAGCGCTCGCGACAAGGGGCTGGTGCGGTATAGGGAGTTTGGCTTTGAGCCGGTCGAGGGCGATCCCTGGAGCGAGCAGCCGGAGTTGACGCTCTATGCGGGGTCGATGCTGCGGCCGGCAATCGAGGAGACGATCACCGAGTTCGAGCGCCGGGAGGGCGTCAAGGTCACGCGGGTTTACAACGGCTGCGGCATTCTAGTCGCGCAGATGAAAGCAGGCGAGGTTCCCGACGCCTATTTCGCCTGCGATACCGAGTTCATGAATCAGGTGAACGACATCTTTCCCAGCCCGGAATCTGTGTCGCAGAACGAACTGGTGATCCTGGTCAAGAAGGGGAATCCGCACGGCATCGAGTCGCTCGCGGATCTGAGCAAGCCCGGACTGCGGGTCGGTATCGGACACGAGAAGCAGTGTGCGATGGGCTGGATCACGCAGCGGACGTTCGAAGAAAGTGGTCTGCGGACCGAGGTGATGAAGAACGTCGTGGTGCAGACGCCGACCGGCGACATGCTCGTCAACCAGATGCGGAGCGGCTCACTGGACGCGGCGGTGGCTTACCTGAGCAACGCGGTCGGCGCGGCCGAGTTTTTGGACGCGGTCCGCATTCAGGGCATTCCCTGTTCGGTGGCCACACAGCCCTACGGCGTGGCGAAGGGCTCAGACCATCGCCAGTTGGGCCAGCGTCTGCTGCACGCGATCCGAACCGAGTCGTCGAAAGAGAAGTTCACCAGCGAGGGTTTTCGTTGGCTGGACGGGCAGAAGTCCGCCGAGGAACGCCGATGA
- a CDS encoding EamA family transporter translates to MNWLHWALLSALFAGATAILAKVGVKDLDSNLATAIRTVVILVFAWLLAWRQGPISLHGVTPRTWLCLALSGVATGASWLCYFRALQLGKASQVAPIDKLSVVVAMVLAAIFLGEELSWRHWAAGALIVGGSILMARA, encoded by the coding sequence ATGAATTGGCTGCACTGGGCGTTGTTGTCCGCTCTATTTGCCGGGGCGACGGCAATCTTGGCAAAGGTGGGAGTGAAGGACCTCGATTCCAATCTCGCCACCGCCATCCGCACCGTGGTCATCTTGGTCTTTGCCTGGTTGCTCGCTTGGCGCCAAGGGCCGATTTCATTGCACGGCGTAACCCCTCGAACATGGCTCTGCTTGGCGTTGTCGGGCGTGGCGACCGGCGCTTCCTGGCTTTGCTACTTCAGGGCTTTGCAACTTGGGAAGGCATCGCAAGTCGCCCCGATCGACAAGCTCAGCGTGGTGGTCGCAATGGTTCTGGCGGCAATCTTCCTTGGCGAAGAGCTAAGCTGGCGGCACTGGGCTGCCGGCGCGTTAATCGTGGGCGGATCAATTCTCATGGCACGAGCGTGA
- the asnB gene encoding asparagine synthase (glutamine-hydrolyzing) yields MCGIFGILQHDASTVPDAGRLRQTAFELEQRGPDGLGIFSDLGVGLVHTRLSLVDPNERSRQPFWDRTGRFCLVYNGELYQYEDLKRRLERRGVVWRTTCDTEVLLEALIHFGVEPTLAGLEGMFAFALYDRRDQTLVLARDRLGIKPLHFHQGEKAFLFASTPRAMKRWLTLRPNMLAVSSYLLGFGGPTVGDSFFDQIESLAPGAVLRVRAGELLRRTRFVRVEDTSDNAEAQSLAAEKPARVVDRADELLTRSVRSQLFADAPVGVLCSGGVDSSLLAAIAARHRRDFTIFHADVEGPLSERSAAAALARCLKLDFQAVKVCDSDFIERMPDVIEHYGFPFTFHPESVAMLKLAELVRAARVKAVLCGEGSDECYFGYPWLAPTSRNRLRIPGRIDRWLPRLTAGHAQGLPAALSRDGTGLEKIDGQMELELGQTAFDAWQGTNSQRSAARRRCALTGLLKYVLRTLLHRNDSMGMAAGVEARFPFLSNDLLHFAENLPPAYKMRFSPLSLRSQHPLFCDKWIIRQLAKRYLPKRLSQRPKRPFPTDAYERLTISHKFFENSFLADLLRLNGTRLEQLIEGTDRALRIRLLQLDVWGQICLQETPKCRVLQRLRDHTTLAPAAR; encoded by the coding sequence ATGTGTGGTATCTTTGGCATTCTGCAGCATGATGCGTCGACCGTGCCGGACGCGGGGCGGCTGCGGCAAACTGCGTTCGAGCTTGAGCAGCGCGGCCCGGACGGACTAGGGATCTTTTCCGACCTCGGGGTGGGCCTGGTCCACACCCGTCTTTCCTTAGTCGACCCAAACGAGCGCAGCCGCCAGCCCTTTTGGGACCGCACCGGGCGGTTTTGCCTGGTCTATAACGGCGAGCTTTACCAATATGAAGACTTGAAGCGGCGACTGGAGCGGCGAGGCGTCGTTTGGCGAACGACCTGCGATACGGAGGTGCTGCTCGAAGCCCTGATTCACTTCGGCGTGGAGCCGACGCTCGCTGGATTGGAGGGCATGTTTGCCTTCGCCTTGTACGACCGCCGGGACCAAACGCTCGTTCTGGCACGCGACCGACTGGGCATCAAGCCTCTTCACTTCCACCAAGGCGAGAAGGCTTTCCTCTTCGCTTCTACCCCGCGTGCCATGAAACGCTGGCTGACGCTACGGCCGAACATGTTGGCCGTCTCATCATATTTACTGGGCTTTGGCGGCCCCACTGTCGGCGATTCGTTCTTCGACCAGATCGAGAGCCTTGCACCCGGCGCCGTGCTTCGCGTTCGAGCCGGCGAACTCCTCCGCCGCACGCGCTTTGTTCGCGTGGAAGATACTTCGGACAACGCCGAAGCACAGAGTTTGGCGGCCGAAAAGCCGGCACGGGTGGTCGATCGCGCCGATGAGTTGCTGACGAGGAGCGTGAGGAGCCAGTTGTTCGCCGATGCCCCTGTTGGCGTCTTGTGCAGTGGCGGCGTCGATTCGTCGCTGCTGGCGGCAATCGCGGCCAGGCATCGTCGCGATTTCACGATCTTCCACGCCGACGTGGAAGGACCGCTCAGCGAGCGCAGCGCAGCAGCGGCGTTGGCACGCTGCCTCAAGCTGGACTTTCAGGCCGTCAAGGTGTGCGATTCCGACTTCATCGAGCGCATGCCTGACGTGATCGAACACTATGGCTTCCCGTTCACGTTCCACCCTGAATCGGTCGCCATGTTGAAGCTGGCCGAATTGGTCCGCGCCGCGCGAGTCAAGGCCGTCCTCTGCGGCGAAGGTTCCGATGAGTGCTACTTCGGATATCCATGGCTCGCGCCGACGAGTCGCAACAGGCTCCGGATCCCGGGCCGCATAGACCGCTGGCTGCCTCGATTAACCGCTGGTCACGCCCAAGGATTGCCGGCAGCCTTGTCGCGCGATGGAACCGGCCTGGAAAAGATCGACGGCCAGATGGAACTTGAACTGGGGCAGACGGCCTTTGACGCCTGGCAGGGCACAAACTCGCAACGCAGTGCGGCGCGGCGTCGTTGTGCCCTGACGGGACTGCTGAAGTACGTCTTACGGACGTTGCTCCATCGCAATGACAGCATGGGCATGGCCGCAGGCGTTGAAGCTCGCTTTCCATTTTTGAGCAACGACCTGCTGCACTTTGCGGAGAACCTGCCTCCGGCCTACAAGATGCGGTTTTCGCCCCTCTCGCTCCGGTCGCAGCACCCGCTGTTCTGCGACAAATGGATCATTCGCCAACTCGCCAAGCGATACCTGCCAAAGCGGCTCAGCCAACGGCCCAAGCGGCCCTTTCCCACCGATGCCTACGAACGCCTCACCATTTCGCACAAGTTCTTTGAGAACTCGTTCCTGGCCGACTTGCTACGGTTGAACGGCACGCGGCTCGAACAACTGATCGAGGGCACCGACCGCGCTCTGCGGATCCGCTTGCTGCAACTCGACGTCTGGGGACAAATCTGCCTCCAAGAAACTCCCAAGTGCAGAGTACTGCAACGTCTTCGCGACCACACCACGCTGGCACCGGCGGCGCGCTGA
- a CDS encoding protein-S-isoprenylcysteine O-methyltransferase, whose amino-acid sequence MVLANILMILIRAPHGQRSRTLPVLKSRKGRLEGLLLGINYAAYFFPLLWIVTPVFSSADYPLHPVSFCVGSGCLMAGLWLFHRSHADLGDNFSVSLEVREKHQLVTHGVYRRVRHPMYLAFFVYLSGQALVIPNWLAGPSEGIAMLLLFAFRVGREERMMLEAFGQDYRAYMASTKRLLPSVW is encoded by the coding sequence ATGGTTCTGGCAAACATCCTGATGATTCTGATCCGGGCGCCCCACGGACAGCGAAGTCGAACGCTGCCCGTTCTCAAGAGCCGCAAGGGCAGGCTGGAAGGCCTGCTGCTGGGCATCAACTACGCGGCCTATTTTTTCCCGCTTCTGTGGATCGTCACGCCGGTGTTCTCGTCGGCGGATTATCCACTTCACCCGGTCTCGTTCTGCGTCGGCAGCGGTTGTTTGATGGCCGGGCTATGGCTCTTCCACCGATCGCACGCGGATCTCGGCGACAACTTTTCAGTTTCGCTGGAAGTGCGCGAGAAGCACCAATTGGTCACGCACGGTGTTTATCGCCGCGTGCGCCACCCGATGTATCTGGCGTTCTTCGTCTACCTGTCGGGCCAGGCGCTGGTGATTCCGAACTGGTTGGCAGGCCCCTCCGAAGGTATTGCCATGCTGCTGCTTTTCGCCTTCCGCGTGGGGCGCGAGGAACGCATGATGCTTGAAGCCTTCGGCCAGGACTACCGCGCATACATGGCGTCGACCAAACGCCTGCTGCCCAGCGTCTGGTGA
- a CDS encoding PepSY-like domain-containing protein has product MRYVLATSVLTLGLMLLTVDARALAKEEDVPLDQVPKVVLEAVKAKFPGAKLTEAAKETEDGKTTYEIGLEHKGQEYSVSLTAAGKITEIEREIEIKELPKAVSDAIKKKYPKGKMEKAEEVTAGGKTTYEVVVEASDDKDVEVTVDASGKILKEEAEEEEDDEDDDDK; this is encoded by the coding sequence ATGCGTTACGTTCTGGCCACGTCGGTGCTCACCTTGGGCCTCATGTTGTTGACGGTCGATGCTCGGGCACTTGCGAAGGAAGAAGACGTTCCGCTCGACCAAGTGCCCAAGGTGGTGCTCGAGGCGGTCAAAGCCAAATTCCCCGGCGCCAAGCTCACGGAGGCGGCGAAAGAGACTGAAGACGGCAAGACGACCTATGAGATCGGCTTGGAGCACAAAGGGCAGGAGTATTCGGTTTCGCTCACAGCCGCCGGCAAGATCACCGAGATCGAGCGTGAGATTGAAATCAAAGAACTTCCGAAAGCGGTCAGCGACGCGATCAAGAAGAAGTATCCCAAAGGCAAAATGGAAAAGGCCGAAGAGGTCACCGCCGGCGGCAAGACCACCTATGAAGTGGTCGTCGAGGCATCGGACGACAAGGACGTGGAAGTGACCGTCGACGCCAGCGGCAAGATCCTGAAAGAGGAAGCCGAGGAGGAAGAGGACGACGAGGACGACGATGATAAATAG
- a CDS encoding response regulator transcription factor, protein MLRVLLVEDDLQIADFVVRGLREEGLWVDHARDGNTGWEALARGSWDVVLLDWWLPGIDGLTLLTRLRQTGDASPVLFLTARDAVSDRVIGLEAGADDYLCKPFAFTELLARVHALGRRRPACVSPVLRAHGVELDLAAQRARRGGQALELTAKEQALLAMFLQHPEQVLSRTRLYEQVWQERYDGMSNTLEVHVMELRRKLEAHGPRVIHTARGRGYWFGQTAQRSGATVP, encoded by the coding sequence ATGCTCCGCGTGCTCCTCGTCGAAGACGACCTGCAAATCGCCGACTTCGTCGTGCGCGGACTGCGCGAAGAGGGGCTTTGGGTCGACCACGCCCGCGACGGAAACACGGGCTGGGAGGCGCTGGCACGCGGCTCGTGGGACGTGGTGCTTTTAGATTGGTGGCTGCCGGGCATCGACGGTTTGACCCTTCTCACGCGATTGCGCCAGACGGGCGACGCCTCGCCCGTCTTGTTTCTCACGGCCCGCGACGCGGTGAGCGATCGCGTGATCGGCCTGGAGGCGGGGGCCGACGACTACCTGTGCAAGCCCTTTGCGTTCACCGAGCTGTTGGCGCGCGTGCATGCGCTTGGGCGTCGTCGTCCGGCCTGCGTGTCGCCGGTGTTGCGGGCGCACGGCGTCGAGCTGGACCTGGCCGCTCAGCGCGCGCGGCGGGGCGGCCAAGCACTCGAGCTGACGGCCAAGGAGCAGGCGCTGCTGGCGATGTTTTTGCAGCATCCCGAACAGGTCCTTTCGCGCACGCGCCTGTATGAGCAGGTGTGGCAAGAGCGTTATGACGGCATGTCAAACACCTTGGAGGTTCACGTGATGGAATTGCGGCGCAAGCTGGAAGCGCACGGGCCGCGGGTGATCCACACGGCACGGGGCCGCGGCTATTGGTTCGGCCAGACTGCGCAGCGAAGCGGCGCGACAGTCCCATGA
- a CDS encoding ATP-binding protein gives MTLATRLSAFFLATLAVVLVGFSVALYGTAAIYFDRQVTERLEAALRSLAAAAEIENGRLEWEPQNRSIQLDGRDAAAPVSWRVTDELGSLIDGSSDAHGAGQAWAATPKASLYGDRPVIADSADGEWRVARVRITAAASTATPAVDGLNRNGSKTLWIEVAAPLGPTQVLLSRLVWLAVVLSMSLWLLAAALGRAICRRALRPLTAMAAAARDMRGDMLSRRLPEPNGHDECQDLARAFNELLSRVEEAFERQRQFTGNASHQFRTPLAAILGQIEVALRRERPADEYRRVLAALQRRAGELRQLVEALLFLARADGDALLPDLGPVDLAPWLRECLDRWTAHPRAGDFRLELKAKSCLARIHRPLADQLVDNLLENACKHSSPGTPIVVRLTENAAVLRLEIEDRGAGISAADLPHIFEPFYRSEQARSRGLSGAGLGLTVAQRIATALGGKLCVESQLGAGSRFEFLLPRCDPFSSPEPQPLTALQVD, from the coding sequence ATGACACTGGCAACCAGGCTTTCGGCTTTTTTTCTGGCGACGCTCGCCGTCGTGCTGGTGGGTTTTTCGGTCGCGTTGTATGGGACCGCCGCCATCTACTTCGATCGACAAGTCACCGAACGTCTTGAGGCGGCCCTGCGAAGTCTGGCCGCCGCAGCGGAGATCGAAAACGGCCGCCTGGAATGGGAGCCGCAGAACCGCTCCATACAGCTTGACGGTCGAGACGCGGCCGCGCCCGTTTCGTGGCGAGTGACCGATGAACTCGGTAGCTTGATCGATGGTTCCTCCGACGCGCACGGCGCGGGGCAGGCCTGGGCAGCAACGCCCAAGGCGTCGCTTTACGGAGATCGCCCCGTCATTGCTGATTCCGCCGACGGCGAGTGGCGCGTGGCGCGAGTAAGAATCACGGCTGCCGCTTCGACGGCGACGCCCGCAGTTGATGGTTTAAACCGCAATGGTTCGAAGACGCTCTGGATCGAAGTGGCGGCGCCTCTCGGCCCAACGCAGGTTCTCTTGTCACGACTCGTCTGGTTGGCCGTGGTCCTCTCGATGTCGCTCTGGCTTCTGGCCGCGGCGCTGGGGCGGGCCATCTGCCGCCGCGCGCTCAGACCTCTGACCGCGATGGCCGCCGCCGCACGCGACATGCGCGGCGACATGCTCTCTCGACGGCTGCCCGAGCCGAATGGGCACGACGAATGCCAGGACCTCGCCCGCGCGTTCAACGAACTCTTATCCCGCGTGGAAGAAGCGTTTGAGCGACAACGACAATTCACGGGCAACGCCTCGCACCAATTCCGCACGCCGCTGGCGGCGATTTTAGGTCAGATCGAAGTGGCACTGCGGCGCGAGCGGCCTGCCGACGAGTATCGCCGGGTGCTGGCAGCGTTGCAGCGGCGCGCCGGCGAATTGCGGCAGCTTGTCGAGGCGCTGCTGTTTCTCGCACGCGCCGACGGCGATGCCTTGCTTCCTGATTTGGGGCCGGTCGACCTGGCGCCGTGGCTGCGAGAGTGCCTGGATCGTTGGACAGCGCATCCGCGGGCCGGCGACTTCCGGCTGGAGCTTAAGGCGAAGAGTTGTCTGGCACGCATTCACCGGCCTCTGGCGGACCAACTCGTCGACAACTTGCTCGAGAACGCGTGCAAGCACAGTTCGCCCGGTACGCCCATTGTCGTTCGCCTCACTGAGAACGCCGCGGTGCTGCGGCTCGAGATCGAAGACCGGGGTGCAGGCATTTCGGCCGCCGACCTCCCGCACATCTTCGAACCCTTCTACCGTTCCGAGCAAGCACGGTCGCGCGGATTATCTGGCGCCGGCCTTGGGCTGACGGTTGCCCAACGCATCGCTACGGCACTCGGGGGAAAACTGTGTGTCGAATCACAACTCGGCGCCGGGAGCAGATTTGAATTCCTTCTTCCCCGGTGCGATCCCTTTTCATCGCCTGAGCCGCAGCCGTTAACGGCTCTCCAGGTTGATTGA
- a CDS encoding carboxypeptidase-like regulatory domain-containing protein, whose amino-acid sequence MSVKAPDITLKGLRIVTGRVHDRRGQPVDGATVFNSGDAHERIEARSKGGGKFLLTEVTKGGVFLFAEKPGYRFTGVRLPADQAEATLVLTPVDEPAEPKTTLPPLLSPDEEYALARAVLDPWLERLAKSGTPEQRIKGFASLIQINGLEAFQRLDWLGDVDKPVRDGVRYSAIYSIIAHHGRISWDEVRGMIEAGDDEYFKAAELIEASDAMDDGEQAMRLEWLESAALHARKVADPSRRVRVLGCVAERLFVLGEVARARQVLAEAENDAKPLFPDYAAQYAFLRLALAAVHDDANRAIDWLAKAGIYLKNHGGRVAAGLLPDNPGRSIEAWKRVTEAMRKDRARTSDGTEYRAAAEFCYRLALVDRPLAEQVAAEADEAIVRFRAKGTIILALAETQPAEARRLLAALVRGELPQLPTEESWLLPRESAPAIAAWLLPVAERVDPDLCGELFWRSLALRLPRPRRNNLSDQAERADIELAKLLARYDRDIARALLEPLAGNVGSMFFLAAVHVDPRWAKSLLDTVADAPSSIELADSSRFHFVWTLALPLPERWNGRNEYCAGFWEPSARDRPLPP is encoded by the coding sequence GTGTCGGTCAAAGCGCCCGATATCACGCTCAAAGGTCTGCGCATCGTCACCGGGCGGGTACACGATCGCCGCGGACAGCCGGTCGACGGCGCCACGGTGTTCAACTCGGGCGACGCGCACGAGCGGATCGAAGCGAGGAGCAAAGGCGGCGGAAAATTCCTCCTGACCGAGGTGACCAAAGGTGGCGTATTCTTGTTCGCCGAAAAGCCCGGCTACCGTTTTACGGGCGTGCGGTTGCCAGCCGATCAGGCTGAGGCAACCCTCGTGCTCACGCCGGTTGACGAACCCGCCGAACCCAAGACCACCTTGCCGCCGCTGCTCTCGCCGGACGAGGAGTACGCTCTGGCGCGTGCCGTGCTCGATCCCTGGCTCGAGCGGTTGGCGAAGTCCGGCACGCCGGAACAAAGGATCAAGGGCTTCGCGTCCTTGATCCAAATCAATGGTCTGGAGGCTTTCCAACGCCTCGATTGGTTAGGTGATGTGGACAAGCCTGTCCGTGATGGCGTTCGCTATAGCGCCATTTACTCTATCATAGCGCATCACGGCCGCATCTCCTGGGACGAGGTGCGTGGGATGATCGAGGCGGGCGACGACGAATACTTCAAGGCCGCAGAACTGATTGAGGCTTCCGATGCAATGGACGACGGCGAGCAGGCGATGCGGCTCGAATGGCTCGAATCGGCTGCGCTACACGCGCGTAAAGTAGCAGATCCCTCACGGCGCGTAAGGGTTTTGGGATGCGTGGCCGAACGCTTGTTTGTCCTCGGCGAAGTTGCGCGCGCCAGGCAGGTACTTGCCGAAGCCGAGAACGACGCGAAACCGCTGTTCCCTGATTATGCCGCGCAGTACGCCTTCCTTCGTCTCGCGCTGGCGGCGGTCCATGACGACGCGAACCGCGCGATCGACTGGCTTGCAAAAGCGGGCATTTATCTGAAGAATCACGGCGGCCGCGTGGCCGCAGGACTGCTGCCCGATAATCCCGGGCGGTCCATCGAAGCCTGGAAGCGGGTTACGGAGGCGATGCGCAAGGATCGAGCGCGAACGTCTGACGGCACCGAATACCGTGCGGCCGCGGAATTCTGCTATCGGCTGGCGCTCGTCGACCGCCCGCTTGCCGAACAGGTCGCCGCTGAAGCCGACGAGGCGATCGTGCGCTTTCGGGCAAAGGGCACCATTATTCTGGCGCTGGCCGAAACGCAGCCGGCCGAGGCCCGCCGGCTGTTGGCGGCGTTGGTGCGAGGGGAGCTTCCTCAGCTTCCCACCGAAGAGAGTTGGCTTTTGCCTCGGGAGTCGGCGCCGGCGATTGCGGCGTGGCTCTTGCCGGTGGCCGAACGGGTCGATCCCGATCTCTGCGGCGAACTGTTCTGGCGGTCGCTGGCTCTGCGGCTGCCGCGCCCCCGTCGAAACAATCTCAGCGATCAAGCTGAACGGGCCGACATCGAGTTGGCAAAGCTGCTCGCCAGGTACGACCGCGACATTGCACGGGCGCTTTTGGAACCGCTCGCTGGGAATGTTGGCAGCATGTTCTTCCTCGCGGCGGTACACGTCGATCCGCGCTGGGCCAAAAGCTTGCTCGACACGGTTGCCGACGCGCCATCGTCGATCGAGCTTGCCGACAGCTCGCGGTTCCATTTCGTCTGGACTTTGGCCCTGCCACTGCCCGAGCGCTGGAACGGGCGGAACGAGTATTGCGCAGGCTTCTGGGAGCCTTCCGCGAGGGACAGGCCGTTGCCGCCCTAG
- a CDS encoding DUF433 domain-containing protein encodes MTEDELLERITVDPTIFGGKPIIRGMRIAVEHVLGMLAAGDSPERLLQEYPFLEPADVQACLAYAHRSLSGDVVQERIARAATI; translated from the coding sequence ATGACTGAAGACGAATTACTGGAACGCATCACGGTTGATCCGACAATCTTCGGGGGCAAGCCGATCATTCGCGGCATGCGCATCGCCGTTGAGCATGTGTTGGGTATGCTGGCGGCGGGAGACAGCCCCGAGCGGCTGCTGCAAGAATATCCGTTTCTGGAGCCCGCCGACGTCCAAGCGTGCCTGGCATACGCGCATCGCTCTCTATCGGGTGACGTGGTTCAAGAGCGGATCGCCCGGGCAGCAACGATATGA
- a CDS encoding DUF5615 family PIN-like protein encodes MKFLLDVCVSSRSLQAFLIAQGHDVLSAVAIDPKASDERLMALALQDQRILLTEDKDFGELIFVRGLPHGPVVRLVELTVDEQVRAVAELLEHRAAELIGAVIITVTRARIRVRRQDELDE; translated from the coding sequence ATGAAGTTCTTGCTCGATGTCTGCGTTTCATCGCGTTCGCTACAGGCATTTCTTATCGCTCAGGGACACGACGTGCTTTCTGCTGTCGCCATCGATCCGAAGGCCAGCGACGAGCGCCTGATGGCCTTGGCCCTTCAGGATCAGCGCATCTTGCTGACTGAAGACAAAGACTTCGGCGAACTGATATTCGTTCGCGGGTTGCCACATGGTCCGGTCGTCCGGCTGGTCGAACTAACTGTTGACGAGCAGGTCAGGGCCGTGGCAGAGTTGCTGGAGCATCGTGCGGCGGAGTTGATCGGGGCCGTTATTATCACTGTCACGCGAGCTCGGATTCGCGTTCGGAGACAGGACGAACTCGACGAGTAG
- a CDS encoding DUF5615 family PIN-like protein, which yields MKYLADENIAAKTVAWLLNRGDDVRYAAEERPGELDSQWLREAEAEQRLILTSDKDFGDLVFRDRLNSRGVVLLRLKDLSIERRLRRLEQCWSVVEANPSGCFIVITRQRVRVRPVAP from the coding sequence ATGAAGTACCTAGCCGACGAAAACATCGCCGCCAAAACTGTGGCTTGGCTGCTCAATCGGGGCGATGACGTGCGCTATGCCGCGGAGGAACGTCCCGGTGAGCTTGATAGCCAATGGCTGCGCGAAGCGGAAGCGGAACAGCGGCTGATTCTGACGTCGGACAAAGACTTCGGCGACCTCGTGTTCCGAGATCGGCTCAATTCGCGCGGCGTCGTATTGCTGAGGCTGAAAGATTTGAGCATCGAGCGGCGCCTGCGGCGCTTGGAGCAGTGTTGGTCAGTGGTTGAAGCGAATCCTTCCGGTTGCTTCATCGTCATCACGCGGCAGCGCGTGCGAGTCCGACCGGTCGCCCCCTAG
- a CDS encoding DUF433 domain-containing protein, which produces MKWQDLIEERKEIMLGKPVFKGTRLTVQHVLEELGAGVNFDDLLDNYPTLKPEHIRAALQYAAAVVGMDQSIYD; this is translated from the coding sequence ATGAAGTGGCAAGATTTAATCGAAGAACGCAAGGAGATCATGCTGGGAAAGCCGGTGTTCAAGGGCACGCGACTGACCGTGCAACATGTGCTTGAGGAACTAGGGGCCGGCGTGAACTTCGACGACCTGCTCGACAATTATCCAACATTGAAGCCCGAGCACATCCGTGCCGCCCTTCAGTATGCCGCGGCCGTAGTGGGCATGGATCAAAGCATCTACGACTGA